One genomic region from Thermoleptolyngbya sichuanensis A183 encodes:
- a CDS encoding lysophospholipid acyltransferase family protein, with the protein MPSPITQVQPPLEFIPPDFDPLVYRGMCAVLPSWMKLRVAIADVEVENTKQLVELFQQFQAGKTRFLLAFRHPTPDDPFSLLWLLSRSVPQTARELGVSLQKPVHAHFIYDRGIPLWAGKFVGWLLPKMGCVPVKRGKADLVSLKAVRDLFANGQFPMAASPEGGTNGHNEIVSPLEPGIAQFGFWCVEDLQKAKRTETVALLPVGIQYHYITPPWRSLEQLLLDLEYDTGIRASVSPTAYLGLQDGTEPTLEQQTQLYQRLLNLGETLLTQMENYYSKYYGRSLVLPDLPADADPNARLAARLKSLLDTALRVAEEFFAIAPKGSLTDRCRRLEQAGWERIFREDLNLEALSPAERGLADRIAEEADLRIWHMRLVENFVSVTGRYVMEKPTAERFAETLLLLRNMVNRLKGEAPKPPLRLGPRRVVMTVGTPLSVSDRAEQYRANRREAVTQLTQDLQTAMESLIR; encoded by the coding sequence ATGCCCTCCCCTATCACCCAAGTCCAACCCCCGCTGGAGTTTATTCCGCCCGATTTTGACCCGCTGGTTTATCGGGGGATGTGTGCGGTGCTGCCGTCCTGGATGAAGCTGCGAGTGGCGATCGCCGATGTGGAGGTGGAAAACACCAAGCAATTGGTTGAGTTGTTTCAGCAGTTTCAGGCGGGGAAGACGCGATTTTTGCTGGCGTTTCGGCATCCCACGCCGGATGACCCGTTTTCGCTGCTGTGGTTGCTGTCGCGGTCGGTGCCCCAGACGGCGCGAGAGTTGGGCGTGTCGCTGCAAAAGCCAGTTCACGCCCACTTTATCTATGACCGGGGGATTCCGCTGTGGGCAGGAAAGTTTGTCGGCTGGCTATTGCCCAAGATGGGCTGTGTGCCTGTGAAGCGGGGCAAGGCAGATCTGGTGAGCCTGAAGGCGGTGCGCGATCTGTTTGCGAATGGTCAATTTCCGATGGCCGCCTCGCCAGAGGGCGGCACGAATGGACACAACGAAATCGTTAGCCCGCTGGAGCCGGGAATTGCTCAATTTGGCTTTTGGTGTGTGGAGGATTTGCAAAAAGCCAAGCGGACAGAAACCGTGGCGCTGCTGCCCGTGGGCATCCAGTATCACTACATCACGCCGCCCTGGCGATCGCTCGAACAGCTCCTTCTGGATTTGGAATATGACACGGGTATTCGGGCCAGCGTTTCGCCGACGGCCTATCTGGGCCTGCAAGACGGCACAGAACCCACGCTAGAGCAGCAGACCCAGCTTTATCAGCGGCTATTAAACCTGGGCGAAACGTTGTTAACGCAGATGGAGAATTATTACAGCAAATATTACGGGCGATCGCTCGTGTTGCCCGACTTGCCGGCCGATGCCGACCCCAACGCCCGCCTGGCCGCCCGCCTGAAGTCGCTGCTGGACACGGCGCTGAGGGTGGCAGAAGAATTTTTTGCGATCGCCCCCAAAGGCAGCCTCACCGATCGCTGTCGCCGTTTGGAGCAAGCCGGGTGGGAGCGCATCTTTCGCGAAGACCTGAATCTGGAGGCGCTGTCGCCCGCCGAGCGCGGTCTGGCAGACCGCATCGCCGAAGAGGCTGACCTGCGGATCTGGCACATGCGCCTGGTGGAAAATTTCGTCAGCGTCACCGGCCGCTATGTCATGGAAAAGCCCACCGCCGAGCGCTTTGCCGAAACGCTGCTGCTGCTGCGAAACATGGTGAACCGCCTCAAGGGCGAAGCACCCAAACCGCCCCTGCGTCTGGGGCCGCGCCGCGTGGTGATGACGGTTGGCACGCCCCTCTCGGTGAGCGATCGCGCTGAGCAATATCGCGCCAACCGCCGCGAAGCCGTCACACAGTTGACCCAAGACCTGCAAACGGCGATGGAAAGCCTGATTCGGTGA